The following coding sequences are from one Streptomyces sp. NBC_01294 window:
- a CDS encoding TROVE domain-containing protein → MLVAPHVSAAARTPSAPGVHHFSAARAFRTYEGGPAFVREPREELFLLAVGNFVTQRTFYESGRERDDRYARLVGTLAVEDPAWTAGLLRWLRGEGNMRTASLVGAAAYVRARLRAGSCGGPSNRSVIDSVLQRADEPGELLAYWTSAYGRNVPQPVKRGIADAVRRLYSSRSLLKYDTASKAFRFGDVLNVVHASPDPDKPWQGALFRHALDRRHHPERAAAPASDRLLSAHRALTELPQQERRAVVTGPDGAERLAAAGMTWEALTGWLQGPMDAAVWEAVIPSMGPMALLRNLRNFDEAGVSDGVADGVAARLSDAAEVARSRQFPFRYLAAHRHAPSPRWADPLERALGHSLANVPALPGRTLILVDRSDSMFWDTVSERSRLSRADAAAVFGAALAMRAEQADLVEFGWSSAEVPFRAGEPVLDVLKRFNRLGGTHTTKAVRAHYEGHDRVLIVTDEQAAPPRPGGPAEPVPAEVPVYTWNLAGYRPAHGPSGPRRHTFGGLTDAAFRMVGLIEAGGHAAWPWTADPA, encoded by the coding sequence TCGTCCGGGAGCCGCGGGAGGAGCTCTTCCTCCTGGCCGTCGGCAACTTCGTCACCCAGCGGACCTTCTACGAGAGCGGCCGGGAGCGCGACGACCGGTACGCCCGCCTCGTGGGCACGCTCGCCGTCGAGGACCCCGCATGGACGGCCGGCCTGCTGCGCTGGCTCCGCGGCGAGGGCAACATGCGTACGGCGTCCCTGGTGGGCGCGGCCGCGTACGTCCGGGCCCGGCTCCGGGCCGGCTCGTGCGGCGGCCCGTCCAACCGGTCCGTGATCGACTCGGTGCTGCAGCGCGCCGACGAGCCCGGGGAGCTGCTCGCCTACTGGACCTCGGCGTACGGGCGGAACGTGCCGCAGCCCGTGAAGCGGGGCATCGCCGACGCCGTTCGGCGGCTGTACTCCTCCCGCTCGCTGCTGAAGTACGACACCGCGTCCAAGGCCTTCCGCTTCGGTGACGTGCTCAACGTGGTGCACGCCTCCCCCGACCCGGACAAGCCGTGGCAGGGCGCGCTCTTCCGGCACGCCCTGGACCGCCGCCACCACCCGGAGCGGGCGGCCGCGCCGGCCTCCGACCGGCTGCTGAGCGCGCACCGGGCGCTGACGGAACTCCCGCAGCAAGAGCGGCGGGCCGTGGTGACCGGGCCGGACGGCGCCGAGCGGCTGGCCGCCGCGGGCATGACCTGGGAGGCTCTGACGGGCTGGCTCCAGGGGCCGATGGACGCCGCCGTCTGGGAGGCCGTGATCCCCTCGATGGGGCCGATGGCGCTCCTGAGGAACCTGCGGAACTTCGACGAGGCGGGGGTCTCGGACGGGGTGGCGGACGGGGTCGCGGCACGGCTCTCGGACGCCGCCGAGGTCGCCCGGTCCCGGCAGTTCCCCTTCCGCTACCTGGCCGCGCACCGGCACGCGCCGTCGCCGCGCTGGGCGGACCCGCTGGAGCGGGCACTGGGCCACTCCCTGGCCAACGTACCGGCCCTGCCCGGGCGGACGCTGATCCTGGTGGACCGGTCCGACTCCATGTTCTGGGACACCGTCTCCGAGCGGTCGAGGCTGTCCCGGGCGGACGCGGCGGCCGTGTTCGGTGCCGCGCTGGCGATGCGCGCCGAGCAGGCGGACCTGGTGGAGTTCGGCTGGTCCAGCGCGGAGGTGCCGTTCCGGGCGGGGGAACCGGTGCTCGACGTACTGAAACGGTTCAACCGCCTCGGAGGCACGCACACCACCAAGGCGGTGCGCGCCCACTACGAGGGACACGACCGCGTCCTGATCGTCACCGACGAGCAGGCCGCGCCGCCCCGCCCCGGCGGGCCGGCGGAACCGGTGCCGGCCGAGGTCCCGGTCTACACCTGGAACCTGGCGGGGTACCGGCCCGCCCACGGGCCCTCGGGCCCCCGCCGGCACACCTTCGGCGGCCTCACGGACGCCGCGTTCCGGATGGTCGGTCTCATCGAGGCCGGCGGCCACGCCGCCTGGCCGTGGACCGCCGACCCGGCGTAG
- a CDS encoding quinone oxidoreductase family protein, protein MRAVRIEEFGGPEVLVPVELPDPVAGPGEVLVRVEAAGVNRADALTRSGSYHRAGRPPLLPGLEAAGTVVALGPGVSGPDGLGGPDGSGGLRVGSRVMALGAANAPGFYAELAAVPVGRVAVLPDGLPATEAAALPVAWLTAWYCLRRLARVAKGETVVVHAAASGVGSAAVQIAADAGAHVIAVAGSPDKARWAAELGAHAVVDLSAHPGDGAVEEVARLTEGRGADVVLDTVGGRVFGQSLRMAGHAGRVVALANVALEPSTVDTRDFYPKNVTVHGFQLTNLLEHGYDPREDLREIAARVAAGTYRVPVETVFPLERAAEAHERLEQRANRGKIVLAVAAPATG, encoded by the coding sequence ATGCGCGCGGTACGTATCGAAGAGTTCGGCGGACCCGAGGTACTGGTCCCGGTGGAGCTGCCCGACCCCGTGGCAGGGCCGGGCGAGGTGCTCGTACGGGTCGAGGCGGCCGGTGTGAACCGCGCCGACGCCCTCACCCGGTCCGGCTCCTACCACCGGGCCGGACGCCCGCCGCTGCTCCCCGGCCTGGAGGCGGCCGGCACGGTGGTCGCACTCGGGCCCGGGGTGAGCGGCCCCGACGGCCTCGGTGGTCCCGACGGCTCCGGCGGCCTCCGCGTCGGCAGCCGCGTCATGGCGCTCGGCGCCGCGAACGCCCCCGGCTTCTATGCGGAACTCGCGGCCGTCCCCGTCGGCCGGGTGGCCGTACTGCCCGACGGCCTCCCCGCGACCGAGGCCGCCGCGCTGCCGGTGGCCTGGCTCACCGCCTGGTACTGCCTGCGCCGGCTGGCCCGCGTGGCCAAGGGCGAGACCGTCGTGGTGCACGCGGCGGCCAGCGGGGTCGGCAGCGCGGCGGTGCAGATCGCCGCCGACGCCGGGGCGCACGTCATCGCCGTCGCCGGCTCCCCGGACAAGGCGCGGTGGGCCGCCGAACTGGGCGCCCACGCTGTCGTGGACCTCTCGGCCCACCCCGGCGACGGCGCCGTGGAGGAGGTCGCGCGCCTGACCGAGGGGCGCGGCGCCGACGTGGTCCTGGACACCGTGGGAGGCCGGGTGTTCGGGCAGAGCCTGCGGATGGCGGGCCACGCGGGGCGCGTCGTCGCCCTGGCCAACGTCGCGCTGGAGCCGAGCACCGTCGACACCCGCGACTTCTACCCCAAGAACGTCACCGTCCACGGCTTCCAGCTCACCAACCTGCTGGAACACGGCTACGACCCGCGCGAGGACCTGAGGGAGATCGCCGCCCGCGTCGCCGCCGGCACCTATCGGGTCCCTGTCGAGACGGTCTTCCCGCTGGAGCGGGCGGCCGAGGCCCACGAACGGCTGGAGCAGCGCGCCAACCGCGGCAAGATCGTCCTCGCCGTCGCGGCGCCCGCGACCGGCTGA
- a CDS encoding CGNR zinc finger domain-containing protein, which translates to MTPAPAPDRLAFPFIGGRPCLNFAATLGKRHTDAFERLTDPGALGRWIGEAGLRTDRSQAVHVTGAELAAARELRESLHRVLTAAMDGRAPAPDDLVRVNEAAAHPDLAPQLDFADGGRAGLRLQGGPVRHDVRAALATVARDAVQLAGGPLLARVKECENPECSLLFLDDSQARRRRWCSMDRCGNLAKIAGYRSRARGGS; encoded by the coding sequence ATGACCCCCGCACCCGCCCCCGACCGGCTCGCCTTCCCGTTCATCGGCGGCCGCCCCTGCCTGAACTTCGCGGCCACCCTCGGCAAGCGGCACACCGATGCGTTCGAGCGGCTCACCGACCCGGGTGCGCTGGGCCGTTGGATCGGCGAGGCAGGCCTGCGGACGGACCGGTCGCAGGCGGTGCACGTCACGGGTGCGGAGCTGGCCGCCGCGCGCGAGCTGCGGGAGTCCCTCCACCGCGTGCTGACGGCCGCGATGGACGGCCGCGCGCCGGCGCCGGACGATCTCGTACGGGTCAACGAGGCGGCGGCGCACCCCGACCTCGCGCCGCAGCTCGACTTCGCGGACGGCGGCCGGGCCGGGCTCCGCCTCCAGGGCGGGCCGGTGCGGCACGACGTACGGGCCGCCCTGGCCACGGTGGCGCGCGACGCGGTCCAGCTGGCCGGCGGCCCGCTGCTGGCGCGGGTCAAGGAGTGCGAGAACCCCGAGTGTTCGCTGCTCTTCCTCGACGACTCCCAGGCGCGCCGGCGCCGCTGGTGCTCGATGGACCGCTGCGGCAATCTCGCGAAGATCGCCGGCTACCGCTCCCGCGCCCGCGGCGGCTCCTGA
- a CDS encoding sigma-70 family RNA polymerase sigma factor: MTAAPTMTAESLTAQSLTARLPDHEVAEAAEAAEVAEGFVRGDERCLTAAYHRWGGLVHTLAARTLGDPKEAEDVTQQVFLAAWRGRAGYRPERGPFPGWLVGITRRKIADALTARTRRLDLVAAAAAALPPTGGQEAGPEAVLNRLVVTGELAKLPRLQREVLALAFYGDLTQVQIAERTGMPLGTVKSHARRGLHRMRRRLGAERGRHTEPAAP, translated from the coding sequence ATGACCGCCGCACCGACCATGACAGCGGAGAGCCTCACCGCCCAGAGCCTCACCGCCCGGCTTCCCGACCACGAGGTCGCCGAGGCCGCCGAGGCCGCCGAGGTCGCCGAGGGTTTCGTGCGCGGCGACGAGCGGTGTCTGACCGCCGCCTACCACCGCTGGGGCGGCCTCGTCCACACGCTGGCGGCCCGCACCCTCGGGGACCCCAAGGAGGCCGAGGACGTCACCCAGCAGGTCTTCCTGGCCGCGTGGCGGGGCCGCGCCGGATACCGGCCGGAGCGCGGACCGTTCCCCGGCTGGCTGGTCGGCATCACCCGGCGGAAGATCGCCGACGCGCTCACCGCGCGCACCCGTCGCCTCGACCTGGTCGCCGCGGCCGCCGCCGCCCTGCCGCCCACGGGCGGACAGGAGGCCGGCCCCGAAGCCGTCCTGAACCGGCTGGTCGTCACCGGCGAACTGGCGAAGCTGCCGCGCCTACAGCGGGAGGTCCTGGCCCTGGCCTTCTACGGGGACCTCACCCAGGTCCAGATCGCCGAACGCACCGGAATGCCGCTCGGCACCGTGAAGAGCCACGCCCGCCGGGGCCTGCACCGCATGCGGCGCCGCCTCGGCGCCGAACGGGGCCGGCACACGGAGCCCGCCGCCCCGTAA
- a CDS encoding MerR family transcriptional regulator, which yields MAESAHGMTSGAVARRLGVAPTTLRSWDRRYGIGPAAREHGRHRRWTPADIAVLQEMCRLTASGVPPAEAARAAQSARSARSGAAAPPPAAPEPRTHPPSRPIFPVPAAPPGPGTGLHPGDARQEYRGLGRAAVRLDSAAMDDILGSLIARYGLVTAWEEVMVPALHAVGRNWETSGDRYVEVEHLLSWHVSTALRRVGVPAPSGSRAGAPPVLLACVPGEQHTLPLEALTTGLAELGLPARMFGAAVPPEALDQAVRRTGPAAVVLWSQARSTAHHPLARHVADTSWGVRGARTRTPVLLAGPGWAGHPLGPGMLRPGGLREALSLLYGLCDAAAAGDGPAAPAVVPPQS from the coding sequence ATGGCCGAGTCCGCGCACGGGATGACCAGCGGAGCCGTGGCACGCCGCCTGGGGGTCGCCCCCACGACGCTGCGCTCCTGGGACCGGCGGTACGGCATCGGCCCGGCCGCCCGCGAGCACGGCAGGCACCGGCGGTGGACTCCCGCGGACATCGCCGTCCTGCAGGAGATGTGCCGGCTGACCGCGTCGGGGGTTCCGCCCGCGGAAGCCGCGCGTGCCGCACAGTCCGCTCGATCCGCCCGGTCCGGGGCGGCGGCCCCGCCGCCCGCCGCGCCGGAGCCGCGCACGCACCCGCCCTCCCGCCCGATCTTCCCGGTCCCGGCCGCCCCGCCGGGACCGGGGACCGGCCTGCACCCCGGCGACGCACGCCAGGAGTACCGGGGACTGGGCCGGGCCGCCGTCCGCCTCGACTCCGCGGCCATGGACGACATCCTGGGCTCCCTGATCGCCCGGTACGGCCTGGTCACCGCCTGGGAGGAGGTGATGGTGCCGGCCCTGCACGCCGTGGGGCGCAACTGGGAGACCTCGGGCGACCGGTACGTCGAGGTCGAGCACCTGCTGTCCTGGCACGTCTCGACCGCGCTGCGCCGCGTGGGCGTCCCGGCGCCCTCGGGGTCCCGGGCCGGCGCTCCCCCGGTCCTGCTCGCCTGCGTGCCGGGCGAGCAGCACACGCTCCCGCTGGAGGCGCTCACCACCGGGCTCGCCGAACTCGGCCTGCCCGCCCGCATGTTCGGCGCGGCCGTGCCGCCCGAGGCGCTCGACCAAGCCGTGCGACGCACCGGCCCCGCCGCGGTCGTGCTGTGGTCCCAGGCCCGTTCCACCGCCCACCACCCCCTGGCCCGGCACGTCGCCGACACCTCGTGGGGCGTCCGGGGCGCCCGGACCCGGACGCCCGTGCTCCTGGCGGGGCCCGGCTGGGCCGGACACCCCCTCGGCCCCGGGATGCTGCGCCCCGGCGGGCTGCGGGAGGCCCTGAGTCTCCTGTACGGGCTCTGCGACGCGGCGGCGGCCGGCGACGGGCCCGCCGCTCCCGCGGTGGTGCCGCCTCAGTCCTGA
- a CDS encoding cryptochrome/photolyase family protein — translation MNVSVVLFTSDLRVHDHPPLRAALCRRNEIVPLFVRDPAVERAGFAAPNRLAFLADCLAGLDAGLRERGGRLVVRSGDPVAEVCAVVREADADEVHMAAGCSAFALRREARLRRALEADGRRLYVHDGVVTALPAGAVTPAGSDHFAVFTPYFRRWSGEALRDPLAAPREVQVPDGIRSEALPSRAAVPSVSAGLATGGEEEGRKRLTDWLRRSADAYEEGHDDLPGDATSRLSPYFHFGAVSAAEAVRRARSRGGAGAEAFVRQLCWRDFHHQLLAARPWTAVLDYRTRDDRWRRGEEAEADLRAWKEGRTGYPVVDAAMRQLAHEGWMPGRGRLIAASFLAKTLYIDWRAGARHFLDLLVDGDVADNQLNWQWMAGTGADTRPNRVLNPVLQAKRYDPDGVYVRRWVPELAGLDGPAVHEPWKLPGLERARYASYPDRLVDLTEGLARFRQARGQD, via the coding sequence ATGAACGTCTCGGTCGTCCTGTTCACCTCGGACCTCCGCGTCCACGACCATCCGCCCCTGCGCGCCGCGCTGTGCCGGCGCAACGAGATCGTCCCTCTGTTCGTACGGGATCCGGCCGTGGAGCGCGCGGGCTTCGCCGCGCCGAACCGGCTCGCCTTCCTCGCCGACTGCCTCGCCGGTCTCGACGCCGGGCTGCGCGAGCGCGGCGGCCGGCTCGTGGTGCGCTCGGGCGACCCCGTCGCCGAAGTGTGCGCCGTCGTACGGGAGGCCGACGCCGACGAGGTGCACATGGCGGCCGGCTGCAGCGCCTTCGCCCTGCGCCGCGAGGCGCGTCTGCGGCGCGCGCTGGAGGCCGACGGCCGGCGCCTGTACGTCCACGACGGGGTCGTCACCGCCCTGCCGGCCGGCGCCGTGACACCGGCCGGATCCGACCACTTCGCCGTCTTCACCCCGTACTTCCGGCGCTGGTCCGGCGAGGCGCTGCGCGATCCGCTCGCGGCGCCGCGCGAGGTCCAGGTGCCCGACGGGATCCGCTCCGAGGCCCTCCCGTCGCGGGCCGCCGTCCCGTCCGTCTCCGCGGGCCTGGCCACCGGCGGTGAGGAGGAGGGCCGCAAGCGCCTGACGGACTGGCTGCGCCGCTCCGCCGACGCGTACGAGGAAGGGCACGACGACCTCCCCGGCGACGCCACCTCGCGCCTCTCCCCGTACTTCCACTTCGGCGCGGTCTCGGCGGCCGAGGCCGTGCGCCGGGCGCGGTCCCGGGGAGGGGCGGGCGCCGAGGCCTTCGTACGGCAGCTCTGCTGGCGCGACTTCCACCACCAGCTGCTCGCCGCACGCCCGTGGACCGCCGTCCTGGACTACCGCACCCGGGACGACCGGTGGCGGCGCGGCGAGGAGGCCGAGGCCGACCTGCGGGCGTGGAAGGAGGGCCGCACCGGGTACCCCGTCGTCGACGCGGCGATGCGCCAACTCGCCCACGAGGGCTGGATGCCGGGCCGGGGCCGGCTGATCGCCGCCTCCTTCCTGGCCAAGACGCTGTACATCGACTGGCGCGCCGGAGCCCGGCACTTCCTCGACCTGCTGGTCGACGGCGACGTCGCCGACAACCAGCTCAACTGGCAGTGGATGGCGGGCACCGGCGCCGACACCCGCCCGAACCGGGTCCTCAATCCGGTGCTCCAGGCCAAGCGGTACGACCCCGACGGCGTGTACGTACGGCGGTGGGTGCCGGAACTCGCCGGGCTCGACGGCCCCGCGGTCCACGAGCCGTGGAAGCTGCCCGGCCTGGAACGGGCCCGGTACGCCTCCTACCCGGACCGTCTGGTCGACCTCACGGAGGGGCTGGCCCGCTTCCGGCAGGCCCGCGGTCAGGACTGA
- a CDS encoding SDR family oxidoreductase, with the protein MTDVQGGAAGAAPGSLCLVTGATGYIGGRLVPDLLAAGHRVRCLARTPAKLRDHPWAGQAEIVRGDVTDAASLADALRGVDVAYYLVHALGSGRDFERTDRQAARTFAEQARAAGVRRIVYLGGLIPRGVPDRDLSPHLRSRAEVGRILLDSGVPTTVLRAAVVIGSGSASFEMLRYLTERLPVMVTPSWVRTRIQPIAVRDVLRYLVGSARMPDDVSRAFDIGGPDVLTYRDMMLRYASVAGLPRRIIFPVPVLTPGLSSHWVGLVTPVPPSIARPLAESLKFEVVCDEHDIADWVPDPPGTPIGFDTALRLALQRVRDARVTTRWSSASVPGAPSDPLPTDPDWAGGSLYTDVRERTVDASPQALWRVVEGIGGENGWYSFPLAWAARGRLDRLVGGVGLRRGRRDADHLRIGDSLDFWRVEEIERGRLLRLRAEMRLPGLAWLEMYTERDEQGRTRYRQRALFHPHGLAGHAYWWSVSPFHAVVFGGMARTIARTAEAADRAG; encoded by the coding sequence ATGACGGACGTACAAGGGGGCGCCGCGGGCGCCGCCCCGGGTTCGCTGTGCCTGGTCACCGGCGCCACCGGCTACATCGGCGGCAGGCTCGTCCCCGATCTGCTCGCCGCCGGACACCGGGTGCGCTGCCTCGCGCGCACGCCGGCGAAACTGCGCGACCACCCGTGGGCGGGGCAGGCGGAGATCGTCCGCGGCGACGTCACCGACGCCGCGTCGCTCGCCGACGCCCTGCGCGGCGTCGACGTCGCCTACTACCTCGTGCACGCCCTGGGCAGCGGGCGCGACTTCGAGCGCACCGACCGCCAGGCCGCGCGGACCTTCGCCGAGCAGGCCCGCGCCGCCGGTGTCCGCCGCATCGTCTACCTGGGCGGACTCATCCCGCGCGGCGTTCCCGACCGGGACCTCTCGCCCCACCTGCGCTCCCGCGCCGAGGTCGGACGCATCCTCCTGGACTCCGGCGTGCCCACCACGGTGCTGCGCGCCGCGGTCGTCATCGGCTCCGGCTCGGCCTCCTTCGAGATGCTCCGCTACCTGACCGAGCGCCTGCCGGTGATGGTCACCCCGAGCTGGGTGCGCACCCGGATCCAGCCCATCGCCGTCCGGGACGTGCTGCGCTACCTCGTCGGCAGCGCCCGGATGCCCGACGACGTCAGCCGCGCCTTCGACATCGGCGGTCCCGACGTCCTCACGTACCGCGACATGATGCTCCGCTACGCCTCCGTCGCCGGGCTGCCCCGGCGGATCATCTTCCCCGTACCGGTCCTCACCCCGGGCCTGTCCAGCCACTGGGTCGGCCTGGTCACCCCGGTGCCGCCGTCCATCGCCCGTCCGCTCGCCGAGTCCCTCAAGTTCGAGGTCGTGTGCGACGAGCACGACATCGCCGACTGGGTGCCCGATCCGCCCGGCACCCCCATCGGCTTCGACACCGCCCTCCGGCTCGCCCTCCAGCGGGTCCGCGATGCCCGGGTCACCACCCGCTGGTCCTCGGCCTCCGTGCCGGGAGCACCGAGCGACCCGCTGCCCACCGACCCCGACTGGGCCGGAGGCAGCCTCTACACCGACGTGCGCGAGCGCACCGTCGACGCGTCACCACAGGCGTTGTGGCGGGTCGTGGAGGGAATCGGCGGCGAGAACGGCTGGTACTCCTTCCCGCTCGCCTGGGCCGCCCGCGGCCGGCTCGACCGGCTCGTCGGCGGCGTCGGACTGCGCCGGGGCCGGCGCGACGCCGACCACCTGCGGATCGGCGACTCGCTGGACTTCTGGCGGGTGGAGGAGATCGAACGCGGCCGGCTGCTGAGGCTGCGGGCGGAGATGCGGCTCCCCGGCCTCGCCTGGCTGGAGATGTACACCGAGCGCGACGAGCAGGGACGGACGCGGTACCGGCAGCGGGCGCTCTTCCATCCGCACGGCCTGGCCGGTCACGCGTACTGGTGGAGCGTCTCGCCGTTCCACGCCGTGGTCTTCGGCGGGATGGCCCGCACGATCGCGCGCACGGCGGAGGCGGCGGACCGGGCGGGGTAG
- a CDS encoding alpha/beta fold hydrolase: MTTETVRAADGATAHVVFHRQPDEPSAPVLVCMPAMGTRAAAYAPLAEALGRAGFQVAVGELRGQGTSSVRVGRGVRYGYHEMVAYDCPALFRAARAAFPAAPRYLLGHSLGGQLGALYLGQEPHMAAGAVLVGAPSCHYRGWPFPQSLGMLAGFQLAAAFASVYGYFPGRRIGVLGNDSRQVLRDMATQVRTGRYQVPSSEVDFESALAALELPVLAVAVKGDVMAPPGGVRGLGDKLTRARVTYWELALGDSVQGSRHYGWIRDNAALIDRVRRFVNHG, translated from the coding sequence GTGACCACGGAGACCGTGCGCGCCGCGGACGGCGCCACGGCTCACGTCGTGTTTCACCGGCAGCCTGACGAGCCGTCGGCTCCGGTGCTGGTGTGCATGCCCGCCATGGGCACCCGGGCCGCCGCCTACGCGCCCCTGGCGGAGGCCCTCGGCCGGGCCGGGTTCCAGGTGGCCGTCGGTGAACTGCGGGGGCAGGGGACGAGTTCCGTGCGCGTGGGGCGCGGGGTGCGCTACGGCTACCACGAGATGGTGGCGTACGACTGCCCCGCCCTGTTCCGTGCGGCCCGGGCCGCCTTCCCCGCGGCCCCCCGCTACCTCCTGGGGCACAGCCTCGGCGGGCAGCTCGGCGCCCTCTACCTCGGCCAGGAGCCGCACATGGCCGCGGGAGCGGTCCTGGTGGGCGCCCCGTCCTGCCACTACCGCGGCTGGCCCTTCCCGCAGAGCCTGGGGATGCTCGCGGGGTTCCAGCTCGCGGCCGCCTTCGCCTCGGTGTACGGGTACTTCCCCGGCCGGCGCATCGGTGTCCTGGGGAACGACTCCCGGCAGGTCCTGCGGGACATGGCCACACAGGTCAGGACGGGCCGCTACCAGGTGCCCTCCTCCGAGGTGGACTTCGAGTCCGCGCTGGCCGCGCTGGAGCTGCCGGTGCTGGCGGTGGCCGTCAAGGGCGACGTCATGGCCCCGCCCGGCGGGGTACGGGGGCTCGGCGACAAGCTCACGCGCGCGCGGGTGACGTACTGGGAGCTCGCGCTCGGAGACAGCGTGCAGGGCAGCCGGCACTACGGCTGGATCCGCGACAACGCCGCGCTGATCGACCGGGTGCGGAGGTTCGTGAACCACGGCTGA
- a CDS encoding TolB family protein, protein MTLSRRLLVLAVAVLLLAGLATAFVLHAASRADRPRAGGPALAAGPVTLARPGALAFLNSAQGPHRGTLASVPADAPDAARTASELSCRRFHAAAGTGVCLRSTPGALAQDNKALIVDAELRTLRSFPLAGTPSRARVSPSGRFVAWTVFVSGESYGAAFFSTRTAILDTRTWKLDANLEEFAISMDGRDHRAQDVNFWGVTFTKDDDTFYATLATAGQTHLVKGSISRRSVTTLAQNVECPSLSPDETRIAYKKRVRAGASLWREHVMDLGTLREHALAEKRSVDDQALWLDDRTLAYGLPADGAADGTDLWTVPADGTGAPRLLTPGASSPARLG, encoded by the coding sequence CTGACGTTGTCACGCCGCCTGCTCGTCCTCGCGGTGGCGGTGCTGCTGCTCGCGGGCCTCGCCACCGCGTTCGTCCTGCACGCCGCCTCCCGCGCCGACCGGCCGCGCGCGGGGGGCCCGGCGCTCGCCGCGGGTCCGGTCACCCTCGCCCGGCCGGGCGCCCTGGCCTTCCTCAACAGCGCGCAGGGCCCGCACCGCGGAACCCTCGCCTCCGTCCCCGCCGACGCGCCCGACGCGGCGCGCACCGCCTCCGAGCTCAGCTGCCGGCGCTTCCACGCGGCCGCGGGCACCGGCGTGTGTCTGCGTTCGACGCCGGGCGCGCTCGCCCAGGACAACAAGGCCCTGATCGTCGACGCCGAGCTGCGCACGCTGCGCAGCTTCCCCCTCGCGGGCACGCCCAGCCGGGCCCGCGTCTCGCCCAGCGGCCGGTTCGTGGCCTGGACCGTCTTCGTCTCCGGCGAGTCCTACGGGGCCGCGTTCTTCTCCACCCGTACCGCGATCCTGGACACCCGCACCTGGAAGCTCGACGCCAATCTGGAGGAGTTCGCCATCTCCATGGACGGCCGGGACCACCGCGCCCAGGACGTGAACTTCTGGGGCGTCACCTTCACCAAGGACGACGACACCTTCTACGCCACCCTCGCCACGGCCGGCCAGACGCACCTGGTGAAGGGCTCGATCTCCCGGCGGTCCGTCACCACCCTCGCGCAGAACGTCGAATGCCCGTCCCTGTCCCCGGACGAGACGCGCATCGCGTACAAGAAGCGGGTACGGGCCGGAGCCTCGCTGTGGCGCGAGCACGTCATGGACCTGGGCACGCTGCGCGAGCACGCGCTCGCGGAGAAGCGCAGCGTGGACGACCAGGCCCTCTGGCTCGACGACCGCACGCTCGCCTACGGCCTGCCCGCCGACGGCGCCGCCGACGGCACGGACCTGTGGACCGTGCCGGCCGACGGCACCGGCGCCCCGCGCCTGCTGACCCCCGGCGCCTCGTCCCCGGCCCGCCTGGGCTGA